A part of Caldicellulosiruptor owensensis OL genomic DNA contains:
- a CDS encoding type IV pilus modification PilV family protein yields the protein MRKTFKGYTLVEVIVTVAIFALLVTPIVLLIQQSLKVNMSAKTNLEIAEVINQAVETLVYQNVYGTGSMNINGYTVNYDVDDSFKIGTIQNIENSQIDFRMFLDSAGKLTIEDLTTHTPYERNISSSSYDKLKIEIRYDEVGKKATYTFILNNATIATFISGGAANPAKLGAEFVSHTSSHYLHVIIDGVYDLSNKLTTTMFNLWLTNVNNNIKIIATTPFIVYDNSPRQAILTGEEKVRRVCLKIYDPKGQFVKDYTTYYSYRVK from the coding sequence ATGAGAAAAACTTTTAAAGGGTATACCCTTGTTGAGGTTATTGTGACAGTGGCAATATTTGCTCTGCTTGTCACCCCTATTGTGCTACTTATTCAGCAATCTCTCAAAGTGAACATGAGTGCAAAAACAAACCTTGAAATTGCTGAGGTCATCAACCAGGCTGTTGAGACTCTTGTGTATCAAAATGTTTATGGGACAGGAAGTATGAACATAAATGGATATACTGTAAACTATGATGTAGATGATTCTTTTAAAATAGGAACTATTCAAAATATTGAAAATAGCCAGATTGATTTTAGGATGTTCCTTGATTCAGCAGGAAAGTTAACAATAGAAGATCTGACTACCCATACTCCTTATGAAAGAAATATATCTTCAAGTTCATATGACAAGCTCAAAATCGAAATAAGATATGACGAAGTAGGAAAAAAAGCTACTTATACCTTTATCCTAAACAATGCAACAATCGCAACTTTTATAAGTGGTGGGGCTGCAAACCCTGCAAAGCTTGGTGCTGAGTTTGTTTCACATACTTCATCACATTATCTTCATGTTATAATTGATGGTGTTTATGATCTTTCAAACAAACTTACGACTACCATGTTCAATTTGTGGCTAACAAATGTCAATAACAACATAAAAATTATAGCTACAACCCCATTCATAGTTTATGATAATTCTCCAAGGCAAGCTATTCTCACAGGGGAAGAGAAAGTCAGGAGAGTTTGTCTTAAAATATATGATCCTAAAGGACAATTTGTGAAAGATTATACAACCTATTATTCATATAGGGTGAAATGA
- a CDS encoding VWA domain-containing protein, whose protein sequence is MKRRFLSWFSILLIVMTVIGGLAYFSPKAKAGDTSSVSISLSGGPVKSKSYIGNDIEVKLKLTPAGSINVSRSPVSVVLVIDSSGSMSASSKMTAAKNAAKNLIDSFKNSAKSGDKLGIVDFDTFVNDNSNFYVKGFYLQNGSWQKGNSSTIYGPYSLPNTCTSSLLDLTNTSAINSAKNLIDNMNASGGTNMEAALNKAKNLLNASPSGNDKYVIFITDGMPTFYLNGTHNGYPLVDGPGLQPNNTTKSETLSAVQSLSQSGTKLFVVGVDTTGADVDKTFIELMASTANGKSYYISSTNALNSILQDIFKIINLAVTYDNLTVEYPIPSGLTVTSMPAGWKIENSKLIGTFNPVIFENGGGTPSAQEISFKITSNTEGIYNLGKATLTFRRYDTVNGESTGSLEVNLGQVEFVRQPGISATFQVIGSGNIFVPSTPYNAKLTISAYGKSLDVATIINNFTLSINNSYVTLQKVTTTNPSFNYAVDSGPTPTSLTIDYKVTFLREGTISFTPVLSYSINSTANSMNLTPINFFVIDATNMIKSFSITKKIISDNSSANLSLKIDDMGLFSYDSAAKIKIYVEMSPTDTLNTNVTFPLQLIVDNSTRISNGLRVLSKPVTFKLKPNLTATKINFNISRIDIISGGKTYTTAFEKKINDVVVKKVTLR, encoded by the coding sequence GTGAAAAGAAGATTTTTGTCGTGGTTTAGTATTTTATTGATTGTAATGACAGTAATAGGGGGCTTGGCTTACTTTTCACCAAAGGCAAAAGCTGGAGATACATCTTCGGTAAGTATCAGCTTAAGTGGAGGACCTGTAAAAAGTAAGAGCTATATTGGAAACGACATTGAAGTAAAGCTCAAACTTACACCCGCAGGGTCAATTAATGTTTCAAGGTCGCCTGTTTCTGTTGTCCTTGTCATTGACTCTTCAGGTTCTATGAGCGCAAGCAGTAAGATGACTGCTGCAAAGAATGCTGCCAAAAATCTTATTGACAGTTTTAAAAACTCAGCAAAAAGTGGTGATAAACTTGGCATTGTAGATTTTGATACTTTTGTAAATGATAATTCAAATTTTTACGTTAAAGGATTTTATCTGCAAAACGGAAGTTGGCAAAAGGGAAATTCGTCAACCATATATGGACCGTATTCATTGCCCAATACTTGCACAAGCAGCCTTTTAGATTTAACAAATACTTCAGCTATAAATTCTGCTAAAAACTTGATTGACAATATGAATGCTTCTGGCGGAACAAATATGGAAGCTGCTTTAAACAAGGCAAAAAATTTACTTAATGCTTCTCCATCAGGTAATGACAAATATGTAATATTTATTACTGACGGTATGCCTACGTTTTATTTAAACGGAACGCATAATGGATATCCTTTAGTAGATGGTCCAGGTTTGCAGCCGAATAATACTACCAAATCAGAAACACTTTCTGCAGTGCAATCTCTTTCTCAAAGTGGAACAAAACTTTTTGTTGTAGGTGTTGATACAACTGGTGCTGACGTAGATAAGACTTTTATTGAGTTGATGGCAAGCACTGCAAATGGTAAGTCATATTATATTTCAAGTACAAATGCTTTGAATTCCATTTTGCAGGATATATTCAAAATAATCAATTTAGCAGTAACATATGACAATCTTACAGTTGAATACCCTATTCCATCAGGGCTAACAGTCACTTCCATGCCAGCAGGATGGAAAATTGAAAATAGCAAATTAATAGGAACATTTAACCCTGTCATCTTTGAGAATGGTGGGGGAACTCCATCTGCCCAGGAGATTTCGTTTAAGATAACTTCAAACACAGAAGGAATATATAATCTTGGGAAGGCTACATTAACATTTAGAAGGTATGACACAGTAAATGGTGAAAGCACAGGAAGTTTGGAAGTTAATCTTGGCCAGGTGGAATTTGTAAGACAGCCTGGAATTAGTGCTACATTCCAAGTAATAGGAAGTGGTAACATATTTGTGCCTAGCACGCCTTATAATGCAAAGCTTACGATAAGTGCGTATGGAAAATCGCTTGATGTTGCTACTATTATTAACAATTTTACACTTTCGATTAATAATTCTTACGTTACTCTACAAAAAGTTACCACAACAAATCCATCGTTCAATTATGCAGTTGATTCAGGCCCAACACCGACAAGTTTGACTATTGATTACAAGGTTACATTCTTGCGTGAAGGTACGATATCATTTACACCTGTACTGTCATATAGCATAAATAGCACTGCAAATTCAATGAATTTAACACCAATTAATTTCTTTGTTATTGATGCAACTAATATGATTAAAAGCTTTTCTATCACCAAAAAGATAATTTCGGATAATTCAAGTGCTAATTTGTCGCTTAAAATTGATGATATGGGTCTTTTCAGTTATGATTCTGCTGCAAAAATAAAGATTTATGTTGAAATGAGTCCAACTGACACATTAAATACAAATGTGACATTTCCACTGCAGCTTATTGTTGATAACTCAACAAGAATATCAAATGGTTTGAGGGTTTTGTCAAAACCTGTAACATTCAAATTAAAGCCTAATTTAACAGCAACAAAAATTAACTTTAATATCTCACGCATTGACATTATAAGTGGTGGTAAAACATATACAACTGCATTTGAAAAGAAAATTAATGATGTGGTTGTTAAAAAGGTTACATTGAGATAA
- a CDS encoding sensor domain-containing diguanylate cyclase — MNEQTVSKELKNLIRKLSKIGIAISREKNIDSILEMILNESIDITNSDGGTLYTVKEIDGQKYLIITFAKNYSIDFQFIGYKIPLDEKSIAGFVAKNAIPVTINNIQSVQNSHLQQFKFFDKASGYTTINVMAVPMIDYQGNVIGVLQVLNKKKSKEIKLTSENIFQSIVEYTKEDEEIVLSLASQASLLIERIHLYQRIEKNIANTRYALISLFNSMKQVIANLSEDILLEQEEFKKFATLDTLTGLFTRNEGMVYLEKQIQLSKMNESHFVVCFIDVDGLKGVNDTYGHQTGDELLKNFSQILKESIRSYDIAFRYGGDEFVVVLSKATLKEANIVFARIQDKINKFNISSSNTYKIDISYGFAEFSPESNFTAEDLIKIADENMYKMKKEKKVKKSCPS; from the coding sequence ATGAATGAGCAAACAGTTTCCAAGGAACTTAAAAATTTAATAAGAAAGCTAAGCAAGATTGGTATTGCAATTTCACGCGAAAAAAATATTGATTCTATCTTAGAAATGATACTAAATGAAAGTATTGACATTACAAACAGCGATGGTGGAACTTTATATACTGTTAAAGAAATTGATGGACAGAAATACCTTATTATAACCTTTGCTAAAAACTATTCTATTGATTTTCAATTTATAGGTTACAAAATCCCATTGGACGAAAAAAGCATTGCAGGATTTGTTGCAAAAAATGCTATACCAGTTACAATAAACAATATACAATCAGTTCAAAATTCCCATTTGCAGCAGTTTAAATTTTTTGATAAAGCTTCGGGATATACAACAATAAATGTTATGGCTGTTCCTATGATTGATTATCAGGGAAATGTCATTGGAGTTCTGCAGGTTTTAAACAAAAAGAAAAGCAAAGAAATAAAACTTACATCAGAAAACATATTTCAAAGTATTGTTGAGTATACCAAGGAAGATGAAGAAATTGTTCTTTCTCTTGCATCACAGGCATCACTTTTAATTGAGAGAATTCATCTTTATCAGCGAATAGAAAAAAATATTGCAAATACACGCTATGCTCTAATAAGTTTATTTAATTCCATGAAACAGGTAATAGCTAATTTAAGCGAAGATATTCTCCTTGAACAGGAAGAGTTCAAAAAATTTGCAACTCTTGATACTCTTACAGGTCTTTTCACAAGAAATGAAGGAATGGTTTATTTAGAAAAACAAATTCAGCTTTCAAAGATGAATGAATCACATTTTGTTGTGTGTTTTATTGACGTTGATGGTCTGAAAGGAGTAAACGATACATATGGTCATCAGACAGGCGATGAACTTTTAAAAAATTTTTCACAGATTTTAAAGGAAAGCATAAGAAGTTATGACATTGCGTTCAGGTATGGCGGAGATGAATTTGTTGTGGTTCTCTCGAAAGCTACTTTAAAAGAAGCAAATATTGTTTTTGCAAGAATTCAAGATAAGATTAACAAATTTAATATTTCGTCTTCAAATACATATAAAATAGATATAAGCTACGGATTTGCTGAATTCTCCCCTGAATCAAATTTTACGGCTGAAGACTTAATAAAGATAGCGGACGAAAATATGTATAAAATGAAAAAAGAGAAAAAGGTAAAAAAAAGTTGCCCCTCTTGA
- a CDS encoding pilus assembly PilX N-terminal domain-containing protein translates to MGIKSKHKGSTLVLTIIFIAVMFVMSVALIEAAMSSLKISKGYYAKNRAYYDAESAFERMVYYLDMVADKARKMADNYVFIESGVLNTQNPDIADILRDYQERENQYYVQYMNGMISKTDYDNAVAAINHDYQKKVKEKFLEKFKEYMNNFFTASGLPSERPAIEFTVSGVTYTIDNWRGTSNDLYSFMKMVDFNNPDVDIEIKFNPAVDMNLHMSSSEIENPIDVKMEVVVNLLKEKTKRVLRVDFSIFPYKSSDLNFTTRTIKRSFNHILDYTLFAGRNLIVINDSNLFSIKGGKVYVRGTANDVRYSKPSEYFGGILAGITQTQLDNLASSARVNPIDSAVKSRIESIIGSSGIKSGNIRIENAPVFVGYTDSNPNLPPTINGLRDKYALYGGFIKTCAPNSQVTVTDEVYCHSIVTENTADSSAITINKNAYIMDNVSMYAQNSNINISGSLIGLGTGDTPYNYNSSSSIVINEDTAKLSIGRNIVLMGVAYVDEIHRIDEHGKDKLFRMPESSSLVPNFTIYQYFNLPSADLTDLLNTLGLNGSIGSFTTADLFAPDYFKPFKVKVSPIEEVDIKLYDMDVDTVGTNTISNVERAINFVLHYLTAHVKDPDDFDTPYNMGASNISVGGGSVNFNPSNPYDTSYFHYFLNANGKLYLARRVLNILNESTINSTIGTVPGGSGEFVNLGVTISSSESLRAAVIDNVIDPTVEQFFKELNLVDKGLLDTTRDKFDLTDFVDFDQLSSDRLVINDDKNLIVISKSDVEEIDFGLPSWNGVPLGNIENVLIVSKGSIVLKNSSTTEKTLKGNIIAGGDIVVAGNGNLKIEYSRGVSSQLMYYFNYANFSSISDRLGQLYNFFIKGIDTNDIIEIPFVTTFYETTVKTNIKIKSKRQVVSD, encoded by the coding sequence ATGGGAATTAAAAGTAAGCATAAAGGTTCGACTCTGGTTCTTACGATAATTTTCATAGCAGTGATGTTTGTGATGTCGGTTGCATTGATTGAAGCTGCGATGTCGTCACTCAAAATTAGCAAGGGGTACTATGCAAAGAACAGAGCATATTACGACGCTGAGAGTGCTTTTGAAAGAATGGTTTACTATCTTGATATGGTTGCAGACAAAGCACGAAAAATGGCTGACAATTATGTTTTTATAGAAAGTGGCGTTCTCAATACCCAAAATCCTGATATTGCAGACATTCTAAGAGACTATCAGGAAAGGGAAAACCAGTATTATGTTCAGTATATGAATGGAATGATATCAAAAACCGACTATGACAATGCAGTTGCTGCAATCAATCATGATTATCAAAAGAAGGTCAAAGAAAAATTCTTAGAAAAGTTCAAAGAATACATGAACAATTTTTTTACAGCATCGGGCTTACCAAGCGAAAGACCAGCAATTGAATTTACTGTATCAGGTGTAACTTATACGATTGACAATTGGAGAGGAACTTCTAATGACCTATATTCTTTTATGAAAATGGTTGATTTTAACAATCCTGATGTCGACATTGAAATAAAATTTAATCCAGCTGTAGATATGAACCTGCATATGTCAAGCTCTGAGATAGAAAACCCAATTGATGTAAAAATGGAAGTCGTTGTCAATCTTTTAAAAGAAAAGACCAAAAGAGTTTTGAGAGTAGATTTTAGCATTTTTCCTTACAAAAGTAGTGATTTAAATTTCACAACAAGGACTATAAAAAGGAGTTTTAATCACATACTTGACTATACTCTTTTTGCTGGAAGAAATCTCATTGTTATTAACGATTCGAATTTATTTAGTATAAAAGGTGGCAAGGTATATGTAAGGGGAACAGCAAATGATGTAAGGTATTCAAAACCTTCTGAGTACTTTGGTGGAATTTTAGCTGGTATCACCCAGACACAGCTTGATAATTTGGCGTCAAGTGCAAGGGTAAATCCCATTGATTCTGCAGTAAAGAGTAGAATAGAGAGCATTATAGGAAGTTCAGGCATAAAAAGTGGAAATATAAGAATTGAAAATGCACCGGTTTTTGTAGGCTATACTGATTCTAATCCTAATCTTCCTCCAACAATAAATGGTTTGAGAGATAAATATGCACTTTACGGTGGATTTATAAAAACATGTGCGCCAAATTCCCAAGTTACAGTCACAGATGAGGTATATTGCCATAGCATTGTTACAGAAAATACTGCTGACAGTTCAGCGATAACTATAAACAAAAATGCATATATAATGGATAACGTATCAATGTACGCACAGAACAGCAATATCAATATCTCAGGTTCGCTGATTGGACTTGGTACAGGAGATACTCCATACAATTATAATAGCAGCTCTTCCATAGTTATTAACGAAGATACAGCAAAATTATCAATAGGTAGAAACATTGTACTTATGGGTGTTGCATATGTAGATGAAATTCACAGAATTGATGAGCATGGCAAAGATAAGCTTTTTAGAATGCCTGAAAGTTCTTCTTTAGTACCAAATTTTACTATCTATCAATATTTTAATCTTCCTTCGGCTGACTTGACCGACCTTCTGAATACACTTGGATTAAATGGAAGTATTGGTAGTTTTACGACTGCAGATTTGTTTGCACCGGATTATTTTAAGCCATTTAAAGTTAAAGTAAGTCCAATCGAGGAAGTTGATATAAAACTATATGATATGGATGTTGACACTGTGGGGACTAATACAATTTCAAATGTAGAGAGAGCAATAAACTTTGTTCTGCATTACCTTACAGCACATGTAAAAGACCCTGATGATTTTGATACGCCATATAATATGGGAGCGTCAAATATAAGTGTTGGTGGAGGAAGCGTAAACTTTAATCCATCCAATCCCTATGACACAAGTTACTTTCATTATTTTCTAAATGCAAATGGAAAGCTTTATTTGGCAAGGAGAGTCCTTAACATTTTGAACGAAAGTACAATTAATTCTACCATTGGGACTGTACCTGGAGGTTCAGGTGAATTTGTAAACTTAGGTGTTACAATTTCATCTTCTGAATCTTTGAGGGCGGCAGTTATTGATAACGTGATTGACCCAACTGTGGAGCAGTTTTTCAAAGAGCTCAATCTTGTTGACAAGGGATTGTTAGATACAACCAGAGATAAGTTTGATTTGACAGATTTTGTCGATTTTGACCAGCTTTCATCTGACAGACTTGTAATCAATGATGATAAGAACCTGATAGTGATTAGCAAAAGTGATGTAGAAGAAATTGACTTTGGTCTACCCAGCTGGAACGGGGTTCCGCTTGGAAATATAGAGAATGTTTTGATTGTTTCGAAAGGCAGCATTGTTCTGAAAAACAGTAGTACAACAGAAAAAACTCTTAAAGGCAATATAATAGCAGGAGGTGATATAGTAGTAGCTGGAAATGGTAATCTGAAAATTGAATATAGTCGAGGTGTATCAAGTCAGCTTATGTATTATTTTAATTATGCAAACTTTAGCAGCATCTCAGACAGGTTAGGACAGCTTTATAATTTCTTCATAAAAGGGATTGATACCAATGACATCATAGAAATACCGTTTGTTACCACATTTTATGAGACCACAGTAAAAACAAATATTAAAATAAAAAGTAAAAGACAGGTTGTTAGTGATTGA
- a CDS encoding adenylate/guanylate cyclase domain-containing protein: MEELKKVAVMFADVSGFTKFSEKLSPDEVRKVINEFFEFILRPVYNLNGTVDKFIGDCALILFGLKSTQMDAPLRSVQCALEMLKLSKEFSKTKNVELSLSIGINYGLVAVGKIGGLFEKDYTVMGDVVNTAQRLQTAAPPDTIYVSESIYRETYENIEYIGPIELNIKNKSQMVRCYIPKNINKLIDYNKVVETLTAKYTTNVINSIVNRNSDFLVMVCPDGCGKRYVFQNIISQLERSNLRYYFISLLNNNFSRPFYLLSLLILKILNVNFEDSVILKKNRLVSFLEYLFKEDHKMIEKCFNYISLVLQLDLNEDFKQFLSYMTQEDIEFEIYEAISSFLKKVFELEFATVIIDNINFADKESFDFILDFLSKQLQNKPFFIFSSSSEIHKVPKELHLKIQKLSNEEIKTAVEIQFNAKDVEEESLNVFMNISEGKLDYFIEMLKWIDTNKLFSLSNGIFKINLSQQNIESIRRNIILDKLSNTEDDVLEFLKIAAVYGYRFSSKVVLNILQPTIEHSTLISQAQKLNLIRFIDTIYNSNFSDKIYEFCEPEIVKILLDFIPQQTKKMLHQKIATTIEKMISQEDLTIYYETLYYHFKEAGKVIKAANYLFELAMQYKKIQLGKFAVEWLYKLLDEIKAENSLDSFSIFVSTLEQLAALEKSFGNYEKALQHYSKLLQFAKTDEEKFLLETEICECFILQNNFKKAEDILNELQKKLLPNNFARTKILYLQCLYKSYTGSSDLPMLVSQLEAVLKESNNFEDLAQILNIVSYSLYTFTSETKKVILYLKKALNYANKSKNLILKAKILVNLGILNYENGNPSEALKFLTGAFELAKVLSNRHLQLILLNNIGIIYYEKGLLKKALEYFSEAFSYAHEWKLIYEECITLQNIAELYLEKGNIIESYNFFSQSFDLANKFNFISEKALSLIGMAKAMLEKSNLSGAEEYLNEALNAMSENKENRVEVEYFLAKTKLHLLQNDIEQAEMVIEQAMKMTEQLKNPLIRIKTFRMYSQVLKHKKEFKKALETLKRCEQLASQTGSFLELAKTYYEIANIHALLENKKEFEESIKLASLWTEKIDEECSLKFLIMSLLNKVRG; this comes from the coding sequence ATGGAAGAACTCAAGAAAGTAGCTGTGATGTTTGCCGACGTCTCCGGCTTTACAAAATTTTCTGAAAAGTTATCACCTGACGAAGTTAGAAAGGTGATAAATGAATTTTTTGAGTTTATTTTAAGACCCGTTTACAACTTAAACGGAACAGTAGATAAATTTATAGGTGATTGCGCCCTTATTCTTTTTGGACTAAAAAGTACTCAAATGGATGCTCCACTGAGAAGCGTTCAGTGTGCACTGGAAATGCTAAAGCTCTCAAAAGAATTTTCAAAAACAAAGAATGTTGAGTTATCCCTTTCAATTGGAATAAACTATGGACTTGTTGCAGTGGGTAAAATTGGTGGACTTTTTGAAAAAGACTATACTGTTATGGGTGATGTTGTAAACACCGCTCAGCGTCTTCAAACAGCAGCACCCCCAGATACTATTTATGTTTCCGAAAGCATTTACAGAGAAACCTACGAAAACATAGAGTATATTGGCCCTATCGAATTGAATATCAAAAACAAATCACAAATGGTGAGGTGTTATATACCCAAAAATATTAACAAACTAATCGATTACAATAAAGTTGTAGAAACATTAACAGCTAAATATACAACTAATGTTATAAATAGTATAGTTAACAGAAATTCGGATTTTTTAGTAATGGTTTGTCCTGATGGTTGTGGAAAACGATACGTTTTTCAAAACATAATCTCTCAGTTAGAAAGGAGCAATCTGAGATACTATTTTATAAGTTTACTTAATAATAATTTTTCAAGACCGTTTTACCTGTTATCTCTGCTAATCCTAAAAATCTTGAACGTCAATTTTGAAGATTCTGTGATTTTGAAGAAGAACAGACTTGTATCTTTTTTAGAGTACCTTTTCAAAGAAGATCATAAAATGATCGAAAAATGTTTCAACTATATTTCTCTTGTTCTTCAACTAGATTTGAATGAAGACTTTAAACAGTTTCTCTCTTATATGACCCAAGAAGACATAGAATTCGAAATTTATGAGGCTATTTCATCCTTCCTCAAAAAAGTTTTCGAGTTAGAATTTGCAACAGTGATAATTGACAACATAAATTTTGCAGACAAAGAATCGTTTGATTTTATTCTCGATTTTTTATCAAAACAACTGCAAAATAAGCCGTTTTTTATCTTCTCGTCAAGCTCAGAAATACACAAGGTTCCAAAAGAGTTACATCTTAAAATACAAAAACTATCAAATGAAGAAATAAAAACTGCTGTGGAAATTCAATTCAACGCAAAAGACGTTGAAGAGGAGTCTTTAAACGTGTTTATGAACATCTCTGAAGGAAAATTAGACTATTTCATAGAAATGTTAAAATGGATAGATACAAATAAACTTTTTTCACTTTCAAACGGCATTTTTAAAATCAATCTTTCTCAGCAAAATATTGAAAGCATTAGAAGAAACATTATACTTGATAAGCTTTCAAACACTGAGGATGATGTATTAGAATTCTTAAAAATTGCAGCTGTGTATGGCTACAGATTTAGCAGCAAGGTTGTTTTGAATATTCTTCAGCCTACAATTGAACATTCTACTCTGATTAGCCAAGCGCAAAAATTAAATTTAATAAGGTTCATTGACACAATCTACAACTCAAATTTCAGCGATAAAATCTATGAATTTTGTGAACCAGAAATTGTAAAAATTCTTCTTGATTTTATCCCTCAGCAAACCAAAAAAATGCTCCACCAGAAGATTGCTACCACAATTGAAAAAATGATTTCTCAGGAAGATTTGACCATTTACTACGAAACCCTATATTATCATTTCAAGGAAGCAGGGAAAGTTATAAAAGCTGCAAATTATCTTTTTGAGCTGGCAATGCAATACAAAAAGATTCAGCTTGGCAAGTTTGCCGTGGAATGGCTCTATAAATTGCTTGATGAGATTAAAGCCGAAAATTCCCTTGATAGCTTTTCTATCTTTGTTTCTACTTTAGAGCAATTGGCAGCTTTAGAAAAATCTTTTGGTAACTATGAAAAAGCTTTACAACATTATAGTAAACTTCTCCAGTTTGCTAAAACTGATGAAGAAAAGTTTTTACTTGAAACTGAGATATGTGAGTGTTTCATCCTTCAAAATAACTTCAAAAAAGCTGAAGATATTTTGAATGAACTCCAAAAAAAGTTATTGCCAAATAACTTTGCAAGAACAAAAATCTTGTATCTGCAATGTCTTTATAAAAGCTATACAGGAAGTTCTGATCTGCCCATGTTGGTAAGTCAGCTTGAGGCTGTACTGAAAGAAAGTAATAACTTTGAAGATTTAGCCCAAATTCTAAACATAGTTTCTTACTCCCTTTACACCTTTACCTCTGAGACCAAAAAGGTTATTCTCTATCTTAAAAAAGCTTTAAACTATGCGAATAAGTCTAAAAACTTGATCTTGAAAGCCAAAATTCTGGTAAACCTTGGCATCTTAAATTATGAAAATGGCAATCCTTCAGAGGCATTGAAATTTTTAACTGGTGCTTTTGAACTTGCCAAAGTTTTGTCCAACCGTCACCTGCAGTTGATTCTGTTGAATAATATTGGAATTATCTATTATGAAAAAGGACTTTTAAAAAAGGCTTTAGAATATTTTTCTGAAGCTTTTTCGTATGCCCACGAGTGGAAATTAATATACGAAGAATGTATAACGCTCCAAAATATTGCTGAACTATATCTTGAAAAAGGAAATATTATCGAAAGTTATAACTTCTTTTCACAGAGCTTTGATTTGGCAAATAAATTCAATTTCATATCAGAAAAAGCTCTGTCATTGATAGGAATGGCAAAAGCAATGCTTGAAAAATCTAATCTATCAGGTGCAGAAGAATATCTGAATGAAGCCTTAAACGCCATGTCAGAGAACAAAGAAAACAGGGTTGAAGTGGAATATTTTTTAGCAAAAACTAAACTGCATCTTCTTCAAAATGACATTGAGCAAGCTGAAATGGTTATAGAACAGGCAATGAAAATGACTGAACAACTGAAAAACCCTCTAATCCGTATCAAAACATTTAGAATGTATTCACAGGTGCTCAAGCATAAAAAAGAATTTAAAAAGGCATTGGAAACTCTTAAAAGGTGTGAGCAACTGGCAAGTCAAACAGGTTCATTTTTAGAGCTTGCAAAGACATATTACGAAATAGCAAATATCCATGCACTTTTGGAAAATAAAAAAGAATTTGAAGAGAGTATAAAATTAGCTTCCCTGTGGACTGAGAAAATAGATGAAGAATGTTCTTTAAAATTTTTGATTATGTCTCTTTTAAATAAAGTAAGAGGCTAA